The DNA sequence AGCAATTACTTGTATGGAGCATGGTAAGCATGTGTTATGTGAAAAGGCACTTGCGTCAAACAGTAAAGAAGCGAAAGAAATGGTGAAGGTTGCTAAACAAAATCAGGTACTTTTAATGGAAGCTGTTAAATCAACGCTTTTACCAAACTTTTTTACAGTGAAAGAGCACTTGCATAAAATAGGGAAAATTCGTCGCTATGTAGCAAGCTATAATCAATATTCATCTCGCTATGATGCTTATTTAAACGGGACAGTGCTGAACGCTTTTAATCCAAAGTTTTCCAATGGTTCTTTGATGGATATAGGCATTTACTGTATATACCCCATGGTTGTCCTTTTTGGAAAACCTCTTCATGTAAAGGCGAGCGCCGTTCTTCTAGAGTCAGGAGTAGATGGAGAAGGAAGTATTGTCATGTCCTATGTTGATATGGAGGCGGTTGTGATGTATTCAAAAATTACAAACTCTTCTCAGCCATCAGAGATGCAAGGGGAAAAGGGCAACATCATATTAAATAACATTCA is a window from the Evansella cellulosilytica DSM 2522 genome containing:
- a CDS encoding Gfo/Idh/MocA family protein produces the protein MVRFAVIGTNWITESFIQAGAQVDDFQLVAVYSRTKERAEEFAEKYNLKHTYTDIQALAKSPEVDAVYIASPNAFHAEQAITCMEHGKHVLCEKALASNSKEAKEMVKVAKQNQVLLMEAVKSTLLPNFFTVKEHLHKIGKIRRYVASYNQYSSRYDAYLNGTVLNAFNPKFSNGSLMDIGIYCIYPMVVLFGKPLHVKASAVLLESGVDGEGSIVMSYVDMEAVVMYSKITNSSQPSEMQGEKGNIILNNIHTPTKVEINYKDGTTEDVSLPQKETEMYYEVKEFVELIKAGKTESAVNSHENSIIVSEVVEEARKQTGVIYPADE